One genomic segment of Spirochaetota bacterium includes these proteins:
- a CDS encoding NADH-quinone oxidoreductase subunit C, translating into MPGIEEIKSGLNKKFKNAVVAVEEQNPTRLFVDIKSAKVREISNEIIAMGGRYLVSIGCDNISRDGTLGMIHTFGFDKDGIFLSLRTSVPESKPVMDSITPDIPNAGWSEREFMDLLGMKFTGHPKPKRLILADDWPEGVHPLRKDIPWNLMPPAAEDVAYQLDECPEGCSIVPVGPYHPTLHEPAHFAVFVDGETIKGSDYRGFMTHRGIEKLCQTQLTYNEIPFVAERICGICGSVHATSYSQAVELAGGIKISRRAEYIRTIMLEIERVHSHLLWLGVAGHLIGFDTVFMQSWRIREPIMWLGERITGNRKTYGMIVIGGVRRDITPEIKEDILNVIGKVEEELLVVQKAIQGDSAIHRRTKGVGYVSTADTVLWSLVGPVARARNVDIDVRRDYPYAAYDEMKFDVPVFDSNDVWATLLVRLLETFESIKIIRQCLDKMPNDGPILTELEAPIPALKHGLAAVEAPRGEVVHYVITGEKNAPERWRVRAPTYPNLQGVPLMLLGNQLADVPIIIGSIDPCFSCTDRMEIVDLRSGAAKTASRRELEELSRNKR; encoded by the coding sequence ATGCCAGGGATTGAAGAGATCAAAAGCGGTTTAAATAAAAAGTTCAAGAATGCCGTCGTCGCCGTTGAGGAGCAAAACCCGACGAGGCTGTTCGTGGATATAAAAAGCGCAAAGGTGCGCGAGATTTCAAACGAGATCATCGCCATGGGCGGGCGCTACCTTGTGAGCATCGGTTGCGACAATATCAGCCGCGACGGGACGCTGGGCATGATCCACACCTTCGGCTTCGACAAGGACGGTATTTTTTTGTCCCTGCGCACCTCGGTCCCCGAATCGAAGCCCGTGATGGATTCCATCACGCCGGACATCCCCAACGCCGGATGGTCCGAGCGCGAATTCATGGATCTCCTGGGCATGAAGTTCACCGGGCACCCCAAGCCCAAACGGCTCATCCTCGCCGACGACTGGCCCGAAGGCGTGCATCCGCTCCGAAAGGACATCCCCTGGAACCTCATGCCGCCGGCCGCCGAGGACGTGGCCTATCAGCTCGACGAGTGCCCCGAGGGGTGCAGCATCGTCCCGGTAGGCCCCTATCACCCCACGCTGCACGAGCCGGCGCACTTTGCCGTATTCGTGGACGGGGAGACCATAAAGGGTAGCGATTACCGGGGCTTCATGACGCACCGCGGCATAGAGAAGCTCTGCCAGACGCAGCTTACGTATAACGAGATACCCTTTGTTGCCGAGCGCATCTGCGGTATCTGCGGCTCGGTGCACGCCACTTCCTATTCGCAGGCCGTGGAGCTGGCCGGCGGTATAAAGATATCGCGCAGGGCCGAGTACATCCGCACCATCATGCTCGAGATCGAGAGGGTTCACTCGCACCTCCTGTGGCTCGGGGTCGCCGGTCACCTCATCGGTTTCGACACGGTGTTCATGCAGTCGTGGCGCATACGCGAGCCCATCATGTGGCTGGGCGAGCGCATCACCGGCAACAGGAAGACTTACGGCATGATCGTCATCGGCGGCGTACGCCGGGACATCACCCCCGAAATAAAAGAAGACATACTGAATGTGATAGGCAAGGTGGAGGAGGAGCTCCTCGTCGTCCAGAAGGCCATACAGGGCGACTCGGCCATCCACAGAAGGACCAAGGGCGTCGGCTATGTTTCAACCGCCGACACGGTGCTCTGGAGCCTGGTCGGGCCCGTTGCTCGAGCAAGGAACGTCGATATCGACGTACGGCGCGACTATCCGTACGCCGCGTACGACGAAATGAAGTTCGACGTGCCGGTCTTCGATTCCAACGATGTATGGGCTACACTGCTGGTGCGCCTGCTGGAGACCTTCGAATCGATCAAGATAATACGGCAGTGCCTCGATAAAATGCCGAACGACGGTCCGATACTCACCGAGCTCGAGGCGCCGATCCCGGCCCTTAAGCATGGCCTGGCAGCCGTCGAGGCGCCCCGCGGCGAAGTGGTGCACTATGTCATCACCGGCGAGAAAAACGCCCCGGAGCGCTGGCGCGTGCGCGCCCCGACGTATCCGAATCTCCAGGGCGTGCCGCTCATGCTTCTGGGCAACCAGCTCGCCGATGTGCCGATCATCATCGGGAGCATCGATCCGTGCTTTTCATGCACTGACCGGATGGAGATAGTGGACCTGCGATCGGGCGCCGCGAAAACGGCCTCCCGGCGCGAGCTTGAAGAGCTTTCACGGAATAAACGATAG
- a CDS encoding ABC transporter ATP-binding protein gives MRGAGGEKTGGEPALLSIEGVSASFGKRKILDGASFTVEPSSIVAITGRSGAGKTTLLGIISGLMKPDSGKVVYKGQNILKWGDFKRSRFRNREIGFVFQFFNLLPDMTSYQNIFYPAIISPRSRNLKEKVDYLVAYLQLENILHQYPATLSGGERQRVAIARAIINNPRVILADEPTGNLDGRSANDILSLFKKLRDENGMAIVIATHDSRTVANADVHFNIDDAQLKRIEPPERRKRSRRGR, from the coding sequence ATGCGTGGAGCGGGCGGCGAAAAAACCGGCGGAGAACCGGCTCTTCTCTCGATAGAGGGCGTCAGCGCCTCGTTCGGGAAACGGAAGATCCTCGACGGGGCAAGTTTTACGGTCGAGCCCTCGTCCATCGTGGCGATTACCGGGCGCTCGGGAGCGGGGAAAACGACGCTTCTGGGTATCATCTCGGGACTTATGAAGCCCGACAGCGGCAAGGTCGTCTATAAGGGGCAGAACATCCTGAAGTGGGGCGATTTCAAGCGCTCGCGCTTTCGCAACCGGGAGATCGGCTTCGTCTTCCAGTTCTTCAACCTGCTGCCAGACATGACGTCGTACCAGAACATATTCTATCCGGCGATTATAAGCCCCAGGTCGCGGAACCTGAAAGAAAAAGTCGACTACCTCGTCGCATACCTTCAGCTCGAGAATATCCTGCACCAGTATCCGGCGACCCTTTCGGGAGGCGAGCGCCAGCGTGTTGCGATTGCCCGCGCGATCATCAACAATCCCCGGGTCATCCTGGCAGACGAGCCCACCGGGAACCTGGACGGGCGCTCGGCAAACGATATATTGAGCCTGTTTAAAAAACTGAGGGATGAAAACGGCATGGCGATCGTCATCGCGACCCACGACAGCCGCACCGTCGCCAACGCCGACGTGCATTTCAATATCGATGACGCGCAACTGAAGCGGATAGAGCCGCCGGAGCGCAGAAAAAGATCGCGCCGCGGTCGATGA
- a CDS encoding response regulator — protein MAKKILLVDDDSDLVASLSQALMMNGYDVSIANSGAEGLVKLLEVRPDLMILDVMMETDTAGFEITYQIRSQRPTSRYKDVRETPIVMLTAINQVTNSRFSLSEGQSFLPGVNDFLTKPVKIDELLGKVKKLL, from the coding sequence ATGGCAAAGAAGATACTTTTAGTGGACGACGACAGCGACCTGGTGGCGAGCCTTTCGCAGGCGCTTATGATGAATGGTTACGACGTATCCATAGCCAATAGCGGGGCCGAAGGCCTTGTGAAGCTCCTCGAGGTGCGGCCGGACCTCATGATACTCGACGTTATGATGGAAACCGACACGGCAGGTTTTGAGATAACCTATCAGATTCGAAGCCAGAGACCGACCTCCAGGTACAAGGATGTCAGGGAGACGCCCATCGTCATGCTGACGGCGATCAACCAGGTCACCAACTCCAGGTTCTCGCTTAGCGAGGGGCAGAGTTTTCTTCCCGGCGTCAATGATTTCCTCACCAAGCCGGTCAAAATTGACGAACTCCTGGGAAAAGTGAAAAAGTTACTATAG
- a CDS encoding 4Fe-4S binding protein — protein MWLTSKIKQVFMVAKPGVVTLRYPFEPRPAPANFRGQPYWDHHKCIGCGGCAAHCPARTILVRDLCQELRVMLYDGSRCTYCARCADVCPEDAITMTESFELATGDKEDINETMELFMATCQRCGRCYDHETTNVIDRMSRIGFKYDSIEMRAVVPVGSEQFDMKLYEKTEKIKRPEKAGE, from the coding sequence GTGTGGCTGACAAGTAAGATAAAGCAGGTTTTCATGGTGGCAAAACCCGGCGTGGTGACGCTCCGGTATCCGTTCGAGCCGCGCCCGGCTCCAGCGAATTTCAGGGGGCAGCCATACTGGGATCACCACAAGTGCATAGGCTGTGGCGGGTGCGCGGCGCACTGCCCGGCGCGCACGATACTGGTGCGTGACCTCTGTCAGGAGCTTCGGGTCATGTTATATGACGGGTCGCGCTGCACCTACTGCGCGCGCTGCGCCGACGTGTGCCCCGAGGACGCCATCACCATGACCGAGAGCTTTGAACTTGCGACCGGAGACAAGGAAGATATCAACGAAACCATGGAGCTGTTCATGGCCACTTGTCAGCGCTGCGGGCGCTGTTACGACCACGAGACAACAAACGTGATCGACCGCATGTCGAGAATCGGCTTCAAGTATGACAGCATCGAGATGAGGGCCGTGGTGCCGGTTGGCTCCGAGCAGTTCGATATGAAACTGTACGAAAAGACCGAAAAAATCAAAAGGCCGGAAAAGGCGGGAGAGTAG
- a CDS encoding FtsX-like permease family protein, with translation MKAFLQYIGRNLYFSLREIVRNILRSLLSSFGIIFLIAFLVLYLSLRQSIKEYVGGTLFGTLDINEIVVSPPASGAGELVSMGGRSEKIATDRVRRIRAIPGIGEINSIIRMEYPAKVKLEMFGRSVREYMPVYGISPAFLRKSETRWRQFVPGAEIPVIVPKFVLDVFNNLAAARGLPQLGEKTLWGFPMELVIETASRGAPERKKYDQPARVFGFSAELPLTGLVVPSDFITKFAAAHAGDPAAIRPGFSYAQLVVTVKDVRDLPAISKKIQSLGLKVESQQEIAAKTNKALAVIDGSSLVIMGIFLFLTVIAIFNSYLTIVYNRSYTFSLQRVIGVSKARIILTFVFEAALIGALFGFIGYYTGVMAIGYFKHNMPHWVPVLKGLTLSVDSGGLLPLAVGLSAILSSVSAFIPAVFASNMNLFRAVQK, from the coding sequence ATGAAGGCATTTCTACAATACATCGGACGGAACCTTTATTTTTCACTGAGGGAGATTGTCAGAAACATCCTGCGAAGCCTGCTGTCGAGCTTCGGCATCATCTTCCTTATCGCTTTCCTCGTGCTCTACCTCTCGCTTCGGCAGTCGATCAAGGAATACGTCGGCGGGACGCTGTTCGGGACGCTCGACATCAACGAGATCGTGGTCTCCCCTCCCGCGTCGGGCGCGGGTGAGCTCGTCAGCATGGGCGGGCGATCGGAAAAAATCGCCACGGACAGGGTTAGGCGGATACGGGCCATTCCCGGAATCGGCGAGATCAATTCCATAATACGGATGGAGTACCCGGCGAAGGTCAAGCTCGAGATGTTCGGCCGTTCGGTCAGGGAATATATGCCGGTCTACGGTATCAGCCCGGCTTTTCTGCGAAAGTCAGAAACCCGCTGGCGCCAGTTCGTTCCGGGCGCTGAGATTCCGGTCATAGTGCCGAAATTCGTTCTGGACGTCTTCAATAACCTGGCCGCCGCGCGTGGCCTTCCGCAGCTCGGGGAAAAAACTCTTTGGGGCTTCCCGATGGAGCTTGTGATCGAGACGGCTTCACGCGGCGCCCCCGAACGAAAGAAGTACGATCAACCGGCCCGTGTCTTCGGTTTCAGCGCGGAATTGCCGCTGACGGGCCTGGTAGTCCCTTCCGACTTCATCACGAAGTTCGCCGCCGCGCATGCAGGCGATCCCGCGGCCATCAGGCCGGGTTTTTCGTACGCCCAGCTCGTCGTTACGGTTAAAGACGTGAGGGATCTTCCGGCAATCAGTAAAAAAATCCAGTCGCTGGGGCTCAAGGTCGAATCGCAGCAGGAGATCGCGGCCAAAACCAACAAGGCGCTTGCCGTCATCGACGGTTCGTCGCTGGTTATAATGGGCATTTTCCTTTTCCTGACGGTGATCGCGATCTTTAATTCCTACCTTACCATTGTTTACAACCGCAGTTATACCTTTTCGCTTCAGCGGGTGATCGGTGTTTCCAAGGCCCGCATCATCCTGACGTTCGTTTTCGAGGCCGCCCTGATCGGGGCGCTCTTCGGCTTTATCGGCTATTACACGGGGGTGATGGCCATCGGATATTTTAAGCATAATATGCCGCACTGGGTCCCGGTGCTCAAGGGGCTGACTCTGAGCGTGGACTCCGGGGGGCTGTTGCCCCTGGCGGTCGGGCTGTCGGCGATTCTCTCGTCGGTTTCGGCGTTCATTCCGGCTGTATTTGCGTCTAACATGAATCTTTTCAGGGCGGTGCAGAAATAA
- a CDS encoding complex I subunit 1 family protein produces the protein MDILIAVINVLIFLALAPLFEGVVRKLYAKVQSRMGPPIFQPYYDLLKLLGKETLSAGNWAFRIAPMMALASIITAVSLMPLGYTPGFLTQYGDIITIIYLLALGGVSVLLGALSSKNTYAMVGASREMVTMIMVEPVLAMTLILGALKAKSLAIDASIASSLGGSYGFSMVLMLVVFLMALQAFVARQPFDIAEAEVEIMEGPFIEYSGPGLALFKYYMMIKQMFYAALFVAVFVPLVYTGYFFVDVAVQLVGILVVFVLIALLGSTNPRLRIDQAVKYYAILIAASLVAVGLSVYGI, from the coding sequence ATGGACATCCTGATAGCCGTGATCAACGTATTGATTTTCCTGGCGCTCGCCCCGCTCTTCGAGGGCGTTGTGCGAAAGCTCTATGCCAAGGTGCAGTCCCGCATGGGCCCGCCGATCTTCCAGCCTTATTACGATCTCCTGAAGCTTCTGGGCAAAGAGACGCTTTCGGCCGGCAACTGGGCGTTCAGAATCGCGCCCATGATGGCGCTCGCGTCAATTATAACGGCGGTGTCGCTTATGCCGCTCGGCTACACTCCCGGGTTCCTCACGCAGTACGGGGACATCATCACCATCATCTATCTTCTTGCGCTTGGCGGGGTGTCGGTGCTGTTGGGGGCGCTTTCCAGTAAAAACACCTATGCCATGGTGGGGGCGAGCCGGGAGATGGTCACCATGATCATGGTGGAGCCGGTGCTCGCCATGACCCTCATCCTTGGCGCGCTCAAGGCGAAGAGCCTCGCTATCGACGCCAGTATAGCGAGTTCGCTCGGCGGGTCCTACGGGTTCTCGATGGTGCTTATGCTCGTCGTCTTCCTGATGGCGCTCCAGGCCTTCGTGGCCAGACAGCCCTTCGACATCGCAGAGGCCGAGGTCGAGATAATGGAAGGGCCCTTCATCGAGTACAGCGGCCCCGGGCTCGCCCTCTTCAAGTACTATATGATGATCAAGCAGATGTTCTACGCGGCGCTGTTCGTTGCGGTGTTTGTGCCGCTCGTCTATACGGGGTATTTCTTCGTCGATGTGGCGGTTCAGCTTGTCGGGATACTGGTGGTCTTCGTGCTCATCGCCCTGCTCGGCTCGACCAATCCGAGGCTGCGCATCGACCAGGCGGTGAAGTATTACGCGATATTGATCGCCGCATCGCTCGTGGCCGTCGGGTTGTCGGTATATGGAATATAG
- a CDS encoding proton-conducting transporter membrane subunit codes for MSDLYGKLILAMAILLCSAVVVPLIAEKRRLAGWLNFVFVAVAGAILLSISYSVIFVNSLQAQLVSVGPLDMYFLLDSFSGFFLGIIALMAIVSAFYSIEYMEHYDDYGLRSYYANYPIFVLGMAGIVTVDDLTTGFTIAWQAMTITSYFLVRFEHRKPEIVRAANKYLILMQLAWVFIVVAAFIAGTSMGDSIHAVTRSLGNTHGAVPYIVYGLLFLGFGFKAAVFPFGQMWLPDAHSIAPSPISALLSGVMIKTGVYGIIRTFFWMVPHAETFHFSGAFWGVLIASFGVVTLFIGTVQSMKQSHSKRLLAYSSIGQVGYIILGIGAALFMVSAESASLKMLGLIALVGVVYHILNHAVFKGLLFLTSGSVLYSTGTKDLNKLGGLINLMPVTALVAGISSLSISGVPPFSGFASKWTLVSTSLLAGSEVLFLVIFGIIALFTSAVTLSCYVKFFGMTFTSAGAEWGVGKKVKEVPAGMLIPKLFLAALCLLQGLIPFFYFQTIIGIFANSGGSMVSAVFRNLNVQDHVFNSAMGVSVGIPGLSSVSSIAVPAVLLIIFAAAFGFAAVLKRAGGSKEREVPTWLCGYQDLHDKTRYRDKSMFSALKNLLHWTGGNVK; via the coding sequence ATGAGTGACCTTTATGGAAAACTGATTCTCGCGATGGCGATACTTCTCTGTTCGGCGGTAGTTGTGCCCTTAATCGCCGAGAAGCGCAGGCTGGCGGGCTGGCTCAACTTCGTCTTTGTCGCCGTTGCGGGGGCCATCCTTCTTTCGATCAGCTACAGCGTCATCTTTGTGAACTCCCTCCAGGCGCAGCTCGTATCGGTGGGGCCGCTCGATATGTACTTTCTCCTGGACAGCTTCTCCGGGTTCTTCCTGGGGATCATCGCCCTCATGGCCATCGTCAGCGCCTTCTACTCGATCGAGTACATGGAGCACTACGACGATTACGGCCTGCGGAGCTACTACGCGAATTACCCGATTTTCGTGCTGGGCATGGCGGGGATCGTCACCGTGGACGACCTCACCACCGGTTTCACCATCGCCTGGCAGGCTATGACCATCACCAGCTATTTCCTGGTGCGATTCGAGCACCGGAAGCCCGAAATCGTCAGGGCCGCCAACAAGTACCTCATTCTCATGCAGCTTGCCTGGGTATTCATCGTCGTCGCGGCCTTCATCGCCGGCACCTCGATGGGAGATTCGATCCATGCCGTTACCCGCAGTCTGGGGAACACGCACGGCGCGGTTCCGTACATTGTCTACGGGCTCCTCTTCCTCGGCTTCGGCTTCAAGGCGGCGGTGTTCCCCTTCGGCCAGATGTGGCTGCCCGACGCGCACTCCATCGCCCCGTCTCCGATAAGCGCGCTCCTTTCGGGCGTGATGATAAAAACCGGCGTGTATGGGATAATCCGCACCTTCTTCTGGATGGTGCCGCACGCCGAGACCTTTCACTTCAGCGGCGCCTTCTGGGGCGTGCTCATCGCCTCCTTCGGGGTGGTGACGCTCTTTATCGGCACCGTGCAGTCCATGAAACAGAGCCATTCCAAGCGGCTGCTCGCTTATTCATCGATAGGGCAGGTCGGCTACATCATCCTCGGTATCGGCGCGGCGCTCTTCATGGTGAGCGCCGAAAGCGCGTCGCTTAAGATGCTCGGACTCATCGCCCTCGTCGGCGTAGTTTATCATATACTCAACCACGCGGTCTTCAAGGGACTGCTCTTTTTAACCAGCGGCAGCGTCCTCTACAGCACCGGGACCAAGGACCTCAACAAGCTCGGCGGGCTCATCAACCTCATGCCGGTCACCGCGCTGGTTGCGGGCATTTCGTCCCTCTCGATCTCCGGTGTGCCGCCCTTCAGCGGGTTCGCGAGCAAGTGGACGCTGGTGTCGACTTCGCTTCTCGCCGGTAGCGAGGTGCTCTTCCTGGTGATCTTCGGAATCATCGCGCTCTTTACCAGCGCCGTGACGCTTTCATGCTACGTAAAATTTTTCGGTATGACCTTCACCTCGGCGGGCGCCGAGTGGGGAGTCGGCAAAAAGGTGAAGGAAGTGCCCGCGGGAATGCTCATCCCGAAGCTCTTCCTCGCGGCGCTCTGCCTGCTCCAGGGGCTCATCCCCTTCTTCTACTTTCAGACGATCATCGGCATTTTCGCGAATTCGGGAGGGTCGATGGTCTCGGCGGTGTTCAGGAACCTGAATGTCCAGGACCACGTCTTCAACTCGGCCATGGGCGTATCGGTGGGCATTCCGGGGCTTTCGTCGGTGTCGTCGATCGCGGTTCCGGCGGTTCTCCTGATAATCTTCGCGGCGGCGTTTGGCTTTGCCGCCGTGCTGAAGCGCGCGGGCGGATCGAAGGAGCGCGAGGTTCCCACCTGGCTCTGCGGCTACCAGGACCTGCACGACAAGACCAGGTACCGCGACAAGAGCATGTTCTCCGCGCTTAAAAACCTGCTGCATTGGACCGGCGGGAACGTAAAGTAA
- a CDS encoding NADH-quinone oxidoreductase subunit B family protein, translated as MLANLIKKAFLKSLWVYHCNAGACNGCDIEILNVLTPYYDIERFGMKLVASPRHADVMLISGAVTRPTLPIVKKAYNAMPSPKLVFGIGSCAVGGGCWFDCYNVTGGADKAVPVNYYIPGCPPRPEAIIYGVALALGLVEKKVAPIELKQMEFPIDMYERNKAWEERNVIYKLIKD; from the coding sequence ATGCTTGCTAATCTGATCAAAAAGGCGTTCCTAAAATCGCTGTGGGTGTATCACTGCAATGCGGGGGCGTGTAACGGCTGCGACATCGAGATCCTGAACGTCCTCACTCCCTATTACGATATCGAACGGTTCGGCATGAAGCTCGTGGCCTCTCCCCGGCACGCCGACGTGATGCTGATTTCCGGCGCGGTGACGAGGCCCACGCTTCCCATCGTCAAGAAGGCGTATAACGCCATGCCCTCGCCCAAGCTGGTCTTCGGCATTGGTTCGTGCGCCGTGGGCGGCGGCTGCTGGTTCGACTGCTACAATGTAACCGGCGGTGCGGACAAGGCCGTTCCCGTCAACTACTACATTCCCGGCTGCCCGCCGCGCCCCGAGGCGATCATTTACGGCGTTGCCCTCGCGCTGGGCCTGGTCGAGAAGAAGGTCGCGCCAATAGAGCTCAAACAGATGGAGTTCCCGATCGATATGTACGAGCGCAACAAGGCCTGGGAAGAGCGAAACGTAATTTACAAATTAATTAAAGATTAG
- a CDS encoding CoA-binding protein gives MIDRFFHPDGVAIIGATDNAAKGGYHILRNTLAGYRGRVYPVNPRYGEILGTSCYPDVASIPENFDLAIYFIPAKYLPGTIRECAKKGVKAIIIESAGFSEVGEEGRRLQTESVSLARSFGIRLWGPNCMGLLDGHSRNVFSFMYTDRWMTLMKPGKVSLIVQSGMLSAGFLMMILERGGMGIAKVCSIGNKCDVNETELMEYLVADEETGVIGCYLESIVDGRKFLEIARSTSKPIIVLKAGRSEQGAKAAVSHTASLSGSAAVHEGAFRQAGIVQVYDVHELMDFARGFSKITPCGSDGGTAVITFSGGAGIVTSDLLADWGVKLAEFGPETISALAEVFPPWMRPSHPVDVWPAVELNGLELVYNRAFEAVIKDPNVDSVIIESIAWNLSSPDYLVTAGEMQKRYRKPVALWQIGPSEANERYRSVAEEAGIPVFAEISRCAAFIAGVKAHSRKKAGIKTS, from the coding sequence ATGATCGATCGTTTTTTCCATCCCGACGGTGTGGCCATAATCGGCGCCACCGACAACGCGGCCAAGGGAGGCTACCATATTCTGCGAAACACCCTGGCCGGATACCGGGGGCGTGTGTATCCTGTCAATCCGAGGTACGGAGAGATCCTCGGTACCTCGTGTTACCCCGATGTTGCCTCAATCCCGGAAAACTTCGACCTTGCCATTTATTTTATCCCGGCGAAATATCTGCCCGGCACAATCCGCGAATGCGCGAAAAAGGGAGTGAAGGCGATCATCATCGAATCCGCGGGTTTTTCGGAGGTGGGCGAGGAGGGCAGGAGGCTGCAGACAGAGTCGGTCAGCCTGGCCCGGAGCTTCGGCATACGCCTGTGGGGGCCTAATTGCATGGGTCTTCTCGACGGGCATTCAAGAAACGTCTTTTCGTTTATGTATACGGACAGGTGGATGACGCTCATGAAGCCGGGAAAGGTTTCGCTCATCGTGCAGAGCGGCATGCTTTCCGCGGGTTTTCTCATGATGATCCTGGAGCGCGGCGGCATGGGCATCGCGAAGGTGTGTTCGATCGGCAACAAGTGCGACGTCAATGAGACGGAGCTCATGGAATACCTTGTCGCGGACGAGGAAACCGGCGTTATCGGCTGTTATCTCGAATCGATCGTCGACGGGCGGAAGTTCCTCGAGATCGCGCGCTCTACATCAAAGCCGATCATTGTACTGAAGGCGGGAAGGAGTGAACAGGGGGCGAAGGCGGCGGTGAGCCACACCGCAAGCCTTTCCGGCTCGGCGGCGGTGCACGAGGGGGCGTTCCGCCAGGCCGGCATCGTTCAGGTGTATGATGTACACGAGCTCATGGACTTCGCGCGCGGATTTTCAAAAATAACGCCGTGCGGCTCGGACGGCGGCACCGCGGTCATTACCTTCTCGGGCGGGGCCGGCATCGTGACCTCGGACCTTCTGGCGGATTGGGGAGTTAAGCTCGCCGAGTTCGGGCCCGAGACGATAAGCGCGCTTGCGGAGGTGTTTCCCCCGTGGATGAGGCCCTCGCACCCGGTAGACGTATGGCCGGCGGTTGAATTAAACGGCCTTGAGCTCGTGTATAACAGAGCCTTCGAAGCGGTCATTAAAGACCCGAATGTCGATTCGGTCATCATTGAATCGATCGCATGGAACCTGTCGAGCCCCGATTATCTGGTTACCGCCGGCGAGATGCAGAAGCGCTATCGAAAGCCGGTCGCCCTGTGGCAGATCGGCCCCAGCGAGGCGAATGAGCGCTATCGCTCTGTTGCCGAGGAGGCGGGGATCCCGGTCTTCGCCGAGATCAGCCGATGTGCCGCGTTCATCGCCGGCGTGAAGGCCCATTCGAGGAAGAAAGCAGGGATTAAAACCTCTTGA